A single window of Cyanobium sp. AMD-g DNA harbors:
- a CDS encoding ion channel — protein MAPAQRPAPLPPVDAPVRLQKHGGIFTAVNPADWIRHWRHPNHLMLAVPWPGFFGLVTVGYLLLHLLFALLYRIDLHGIAGVAGETTSFLEAFFFSVQTLGSIGYGAFHPSSLFTHLLVTVESLLGLIVIALTTGMAFSRFSRSTARILFSEVATVHDYDGQPTLMFRLANERRKTILDARVQAYLAIDERTTEGHRMRRLHPLALNRARSPLFLLSWTVMHPIDDASPLHGRTASELVERQAEILIAFSGIDETLERPIYAHHNFPASQMLFGQGFVDMMRDDDGQGPSFDFANFNRTHPCPSDGPLSTPDAA, from the coding sequence ATGGCTCCAGCTCAACGGCCTGCGCCTCTGCCCCCGGTGGATGCGCCGGTGCGGCTCCAGAAGCACGGAGGCATTTTCACCGCCGTCAACCCGGCCGACTGGATCCGCCACTGGCGCCATCCCAATCACCTGATGCTGGCGGTGCCATGGCCGGGCTTCTTCGGGTTGGTCACGGTGGGCTATCTGCTGCTCCATCTCCTGTTCGCCCTGCTCTACCGGATTGACCTCCACGGCATCGCCGGGGTGGCTGGCGAGACCACCAGTTTCCTCGAGGCCTTCTTCTTCAGCGTTCAGACCCTGGGCTCAATCGGCTATGGCGCTTTCCATCCCAGCAGCCTGTTCACCCATCTGCTGGTCACTGTCGAATCGTTGCTGGGGTTGATCGTGATCGCCCTGACGACGGGGATGGCCTTCAGTCGCTTCTCCCGTTCCACGGCCAGGATCCTGTTCTCGGAGGTGGCCACCGTGCACGACTACGACGGCCAGCCCACCTTGATGTTTCGCCTGGCCAACGAACGCCGCAAGACGATCCTGGACGCCAGGGTCCAGGCCTATCTCGCCATCGATGAGCGCACGACAGAGGGCCATCGGATGCGGCGCCTTCACCCGCTGGCCCTGAACCGCGCACGCTCACCGCTGTTTCTGCTGTCCTGGACGGTGATGCATCCCATCGACGACGCCAGCCCCCTGCATGGACGCACCGCCAGCGAGCTGGTCGAGCGTCAGGCGGAAATCCTGATCGCCTTCAGCGGCATCGACGAAACCCTGGAGCGCCCGATCTACGCCCACCACAATTTTCCGGCTTCCCAGATGCTGTTCGGCCAGGGCTTCGTGGACATGATGCGGGACGACGACGGCCAGGGTCCGAGCTTCGATTTCGCCAATTTCAACCGCACCCACCCCTGTCCCTCGGACGGGCCGCTCTCAACGCCCGATGCAGCATGA
- a CDS encoding DUF3122 domain-containing protein, which yields MGAAPALASESWSLNDGAGHRLNARVFKQPFPEFPSGLRLRLNALEPGTRLDHQEELVLSDSSGQEWSLPNRSEELVEKGRGPIPAGSAQFDLEALMPRPSEALPLHLAVPSSEGVLGFDLTPDEAMVLHAMASASQDTDQA from the coding sequence ATGGGAGCTGCCCCTGCCCTGGCGTCCGAGAGCTGGTCGCTCAACGATGGGGCGGGCCATCGGCTCAACGCCAGGGTCTTCAAGCAGCCGTTTCCGGAGTTCCCCTCCGGTCTGCGACTCCGCCTCAATGCCCTCGAGCCCGGCACACGGCTGGATCACCAGGAGGAGTTGGTGCTGAGCGATTCCTCAGGTCAGGAGTGGAGCCTGCCCAACCGCAGCGAGGAGCTGGTGGAGAAAGGCCGTGGGCCCATCCCCGCCGGATCGGCCCAGTTCGATCTGGAGGCCCTGATGCCACGGCCCAGTGAGGCGCTGCCCTTGCACCTGGCCGTGCCGTCGTCCGAAGGGGTCCTCGGGTTCGACCTCACACCCGATGAGGCGATGGTCCTGCACGCCATGGCTTCGGCGTCGCAGGACACCGATCAGGCCTGA
- a CDS encoding rhodanese-like domain-containing protein — MKTSLSVALSGLLLAVLILTGWVSGAPAAAQGDPSLQGSLDQYLHSLPSDFHALRSVPALKELMADGNTMLIDVRQPGEFRGGHITGAINIPLKDLERHLGEIPPDKEIVLYCTTGYRSAMGVMALRLQGYAHVRGFPPSLAGWQAAGEPVAGGGVTASGRSQA, encoded by the coding sequence ATGAAGACATCCCTGTCAGTCGCGCTGAGCGGCCTTCTCCTCGCTGTTCTGATCCTGACCGGATGGGTTTCCGGCGCGCCGGCGGCGGCGCAAGGCGACCCTTCCCTGCAGGGCAGCCTTGATCAGTATCTCCATTCCCTGCCATCGGATTTCCACGCACTCCGATCCGTTCCAGCCCTGAAAGAGCTGATGGCAGATGGAAACACGATGCTCATTGATGTCCGTCAACCTGGCGAGTTCCGCGGCGGCCACATCACCGGAGCCATCAACATTCCCCTGAAGGACCTGGAGCGTCATCTGGGTGAGATTCCACCCGACAAAGAAATCGTCCTCTATTGCACCACCGGCTATCGATCGGCCATGGGGGTGATGGCCCTTCGCCTGCAGGGCTACGCCCACGTGCGGGGCTTTCCACCGAGCCTCGCCGGCTGGCAAGCCGCCGGCGAGCCGGTCGCAGGCGGCGGGGTGACGGCGTCGGGGAGATCTCAGGCCTGA
- a CDS encoding methyltransferase domain-containing protein: protein MNPSTPASTAEPGHWDQRYWQGTDGWELGRPAPPLERFLRSHPLAPRPPGQVLVPGCGRGHEAALLEQLGFVAIGLDFSSEALAEARGLHGPERPGLRWLQADLFDQQALEAAGLAPGSLSGVVEHTCFCAIDPARRPDYIATVCRLLAPGGWLLGLFWCHGNPGGPPWGSDPEVVAAQLGQAGLVAELWEPASGSVDQRPDEWLGLWRRSSAPG from the coding sequence ATGAACCCCTCCACGCCGGCCTCCACCGCTGAGCCAGGCCACTGGGACCAGCGCTACTGGCAGGGCACGGACGGCTGGGAACTGGGCCGGCCGGCTCCGCCCCTGGAGCGGTTCCTGCGCAGCCATCCGCTGGCCCCCCGGCCCCCCGGCCAGGTGCTGGTGCCGGGCTGCGGCCGCGGCCATGAGGCCGCCCTGCTCGAGCAGCTCGGCTTCGTGGCTATCGGCCTGGATTTCAGCAGCGAGGCCCTTGCAGAAGCCCGCGGCCTCCATGGTCCGGAGCGCCCCGGCCTGCGCTGGCTGCAGGCCGACCTGTTCGACCAGCAGGCCCTGGAGGCGGCGGGTCTGGCGCCCGGCAGCCTCAGCGGGGTCGTGGAGCACACCTGCTTCTGCGCCATCGATCCGGCCAGGCGCCCCGATTACATCGCCACCGTCTGTCGGCTGCTGGCGCCGGGGGGCTGGCTGCTGGGGCTGTTCTGGTGTCACGGCAACCCGGGCGGTCCGCCCTGGGGCAGCGACCCTGAGGTGGTGGCCGCCCAGCTGGGCCAGGCAGGCCTGGTGGCCGAGCTCTGGGAGCCGGCCAGCGGTTCGGTGGACCAGCGCCCGGACGAATGGCTGGGGCTGTGGCGCCGCAGCTCAGCCCCGGGCTGA
- a CDS encoding rhodanese-like domain-containing protein: MTCTTLTTPTRLGAHDLAERMAAGEVSVIDVREPMEFATGYIAGSLNVPLSRLAQADLPRGPLVLVCQSGNRSAKGLAQLLAQGHPHPVADLLGGLPAWQQAGFPVRQLKGAPLPLMRQVQIVAGSLVLLGVILSQTVAPGWIWLSGFVGAGLTFAGVSGFCGMARLLAAMPWNRVSLGSARG; the protein is encoded by the coding sequence ATGACCTGCACAACCTTGACCACCCCCACCCGCCTGGGCGCCCACGACCTGGCCGAACGGATGGCGGCCGGTGAGGTCTCCGTGATCGATGTGCGCGAGCCGATGGAGTTCGCCACCGGCTACATCGCCGGCAGCCTCAACGTTCCCCTCTCCCGCCTGGCCCAGGCCGACCTGCCCCGCGGCCCGCTGGTGCTGGTCTGCCAGAGCGGCAACCGCAGCGCCAAAGGCCTCGCCCAGCTGCTCGCCCAGGGCCATCCCCACCCCGTCGCCGACCTGCTTGGTGGCCTTCCCGCCTGGCAGCAGGCCGGCTTCCCGGTGCGCCAGCTCAAGGGGGCGCCCCTGCCCCTGATGCGCCAGGTGCAGATCGTCGCCGGCAGCCTGGTGCTGCTGGGGGTGATCCTCAGCCAGACCGTGGCCCCGGGCTGGATCTGGCTGAGCGGCTTCGTGGGAGCCGGGCTCACCTTCGCCGGCGTCTCCGGCTTCTGCGGCATGGCCCGCCTGCTGGCCGCCATGCCCTGGAACCGGGTGTCGCTCGGCTCAGCCCGGGGCTGA
- a CDS encoding rhodanese-like domain-containing protein, with the protein MTVAPAPSVSLAAAAGGAPLLFRQLFDADTGTFTYLLAEVASRKALLIDSVFEQHDRDLSLIRELGVELVAAIDTHAHADHVTGSWLMHGATGCAIGLAACVGAENVTRPLKHGDRVLFGGRHVEVRATPGHTDGCLSFVLDDHTMAFTGDALLVRGCGRCDFQQGNAHTLWASITGQILTLPDHCLLYPGHDYTGRSVTSVTEEKAFNARLGGNATERDFVGHMENMRLPHPHRIAQALPGNMRSGKPRDASAAPAWAPMDRSYAGLPELSPAWVAAHRGDVTVLDVRSVEEFDGPDGRVAGSLLIPLPELESRAGEIPSDRPLVVVCHSGSRSALATQQLLKAGRQQVANLHGGLSRWAAEGFPLEGVVQA; encoded by the coding sequence ATGACCGTCGCACCCGCGCCCTCCGTCTCCCTCGCCGCCGCCGCCGGGGGCGCCCCGCTGCTGTTCCGCCAGCTGTTCGACGCCGACACCGGCACCTTCACCTATCTGCTGGCGGAGGTGGCCAGCCGCAAGGCACTGCTGATCGACTCGGTCTTCGAGCAGCACGACCGCGACCTCTCCCTGATCCGCGAGCTGGGCGTCGAACTGGTGGCCGCGATCGACACCCACGCCCATGCCGACCACGTGACAGGCAGCTGGCTGATGCACGGGGCCACCGGCTGCGCCATCGGCCTGGCCGCCTGCGTCGGCGCCGAGAACGTCACCCGTCCCCTGAAGCACGGCGACCGCGTCCTCTTCGGCGGCCGCCACGTGGAGGTGCGCGCCACCCCCGGCCACACCGACGGCTGCCTCAGCTTCGTCCTCGACGACCACACGATGGCCTTCACCGGCGACGCCCTGCTGGTGCGCGGCTGCGGCCGCTGCGACTTCCAGCAGGGCAACGCCCACACCCTGTGGGCCTCGATCACCGGCCAGATCCTCACCCTGCCGGATCACTGCCTGCTCTATCCCGGCCACGACTACACCGGCCGCAGCGTCACCTCCGTCACCGAGGAGAAGGCCTTCAACGCCCGCCTCGGCGGCAACGCCACCGAGCGGGACTTCGTCGGCCACATGGAGAACATGCGGCTGCCCCATCCCCACCGCATCGCCCAGGCCCTGCCCGGCAACATGCGCTCCGGCAAGCCCCGCGACGCCAGCGCCGCGCCCGCCTGGGCACCGATGGACCGCAGCTATGCCGGACTGCCCGAACTCAGCCCGGCCTGGGTGGCCGCCCATCGCGGCGATGTGACCGTGCTGGATGTGCGCTCCGTCGAGGAATTCGACGGGCCCGACGGGCGCGTGGCCGGCAGCCTGCTGATCCCCCTGCCGGAGCTGGAGAGCCGCGCCGGCGAGATCCCCTCCGATCGCCCGCTGGTGGTGGTCTGCCACTCGGGCAGCCGCTCGGCCCTGGCCACCCAGCAGCTGCTCAAGGCGGGCCGCCAGCAGGTGGCCAACCTCCATGGCGGCCTGAGCCGCTGGGCCGCCGAGGGCTTCCCCCTCGAGGGGGTCGTCCAGGCCTGA
- the pdxH gene encoding pyridoxamine 5'-phosphate oxidase, with product MGTKPPTDPAQLRRDYRRQDLRRGDLADDPVAQFRRWFDQAVAAALDEPNAMVLGTSDGVRPSARTVLLKAFDARGFVFFTHYESRKANEIGAHPEVSLLFPWYGLERQVAILGRAERISAAESLAYFLSRPVGSRLGAWVSQQSAVIGSRSILEMQWDAMKRRFADGEVPLPPAWGGLRVVPFEFEFWQGRTNRLHDRFRYRPDGGAWTIERLAP from the coding sequence ATGGGCACCAAGCCGCCCACCGACCCCGCCCAGCTGCGCCGCGACTACCGGCGCCAGGACCTGCGGCGGGGGGATCTGGCCGACGATCCGGTGGCGCAGTTCCGCCGCTGGTTCGATCAGGCGGTGGCCGCCGCTCTGGACGAACCCAACGCCATGGTGCTGGGCACCAGCGATGGGGTTCGCCCCAGCGCCCGCACCGTGCTGCTCAAGGCCTTTGATGCGCGCGGCTTTGTGTTCTTCACCCACTACGAAAGCCGCAAGGCCAACGAGATCGGCGCCCATCCGGAGGTGAGCCTGCTGTTCCCCTGGTACGGGCTGGAGCGGCAGGTGGCCATCCTGGGCCGGGCCGAGCGGATCAGCGCCGCCGAATCGCTGGCCTACTTCCTCTCGCGCCCGGTCGGCAGCCGGCTGGGGGCCTGGGTGTCGCAGCAGAGCGCCGTGATCGGCTCCCGCTCGATCCTGGAGATGCAGTGGGACGCCATGAAGCGCCGCTTCGCCGATGGCGAGGTGCCGCTGCCGCCGGCCTGGGGCGGCCTGCGGGTGGTGCCTTTCGAGTTCGAGTTCTGGCAGGGCCGCACCAACCGCCTGCACGATCGCTTCCGTTACCGGCCCGACGGCGGGGCCTGGACCATCGAGCGGCTGGCGCCCTGA
- a CDS encoding nucleotidyltransferase domain-containing protein yields the protein MATLQQLRAERRRERLQALQHGADTLVAGRPGLEVWLFGSWARGDWDSGSDVDLIAVAPTRQEADAFADGLLSACLGDDVIALDAAQWQERLHSQDPHWRGIARDAIRLTPRDGR from the coding sequence ATGGCCACCCTCCAGCAGCTCCGCGCCGAGCGCCGCCGCGAACGTCTTCAGGCTCTGCAGCACGGGGCCGACACGCTGGTGGCGGGGCGTCCGGGATTGGAGGTGTGGCTGTTCGGTTCCTGGGCCCGGGGCGATTGGGACAGCGGCTCCGATGTGGACCTGATCGCCGTGGCGCCGACCCGCCAGGAAGCCGACGCGTTTGCCGATGGCCTCCTCTCGGCCTGCCTGGGGGATGACGTGATCGCCCTGGACGCCGCCCAGTGGCAGGAGCGCCTTCATTCTCAGGATCCCCACTGGCGAGGCATCGCCCGTGATGCGATCCGGTTGACGCCGCGGGATGGACGATGA
- a CDS encoding HEPN domain-containing protein — protein MTPRVEAGLRQADNDLAMAGYAVDGGFHAQACYHASQEAEKALKAILISLDSEPRQTHALEALVSSLAAAGVPTEPLTGLRLNALSRMNSATRYPDGDQAPSDLFDRVDADMAIATAKNVLAFVHSLMP, from the coding sequence ATGACACCACGGGTGGAGGCCGGGCTGCGGCAGGCCGACAACGACCTGGCGATGGCCGGATACGCCGTGGATGGCGGCTTCCATGCCCAGGCCTGCTACCACGCCAGCCAGGAGGCAGAAAAAGCCCTGAAGGCCATCCTGATCAGCCTCGATTCTGAGCCGCGCCAGACCCACGCGCTGGAGGCACTGGTCAGTTCGCTGGCCGCTGCCGGCGTGCCGACAGAGCCCCTGACGGGACTGCGCCTCAATGCCCTGAGCCGGATGAACAGCGCCACCCGCTACCCGGATGGGGACCAGGCGCCCAGTGACCTGTTCGACCGGGTGGATGCCGACATGGCGATCGCCACCGCCAAGAATGTGCTGGCCTTCGTGCACTCGCTGATGCCATGA
- a CDS encoding DUF6629 family protein, which produces MCFSSSASLVLAAALLPLGVASMRDVRERQRDDLLPLAVTPLLFSLQQALEGVVWLGLAPGGSDRLTHAAALGYLFFAYAFWLVWFPWCGLRLNLHAPPPLRRRLLVGLLVLGLLIGGVLWLPLVLDPSLFQPAVVQGSLDYQTHSLVDPWINLGLGSTAYGVVVIAPLLLSASLRLRWFATGVLGAFLVAHLAFGHAFASVWCFFSALLSASLLWILRDPEPVMLPAGL; this is translated from the coding sequence ATGTGCTTCTCCAGCAGCGCCAGCCTCGTGCTGGCGGCCGCCCTGCTGCCCCTTGGCGTGGCCAGCATGCGCGACGTGCGCGAGCGGCAACGCGACGATCTGCTGCCCCTGGCCGTCACGCCCCTGCTCTTTTCGCTGCAGCAGGCGCTCGAGGGCGTGGTCTGGCTGGGCCTCGCCCCCGGCGGCTCCGATCGGCTGACCCACGCCGCGGCGCTGGGCTACCTGTTCTTCGCCTATGCCTTCTGGCTGGTCTGGTTTCCCTGGTGCGGGCTGCGGCTGAACCTGCATGCGCCGCCGCCCCTGCGGCGCCGGCTGCTGGTGGGGCTGCTGGTGCTGGGCCTGCTCATCGGCGGGGTGCTGTGGCTGCCGCTGGTGCTCGATCCGTCCCTCTTCCAGCCGGCGGTGGTGCAGGGCTCCCTCGACTACCAAACCCACTCGCTGGTGGACCCGTGGATCAACCTGGGGCTCGGCAGCACGGCCTATGGGGTCGTCGTGATCGCGCCGCTGCTGCTCAGCGCCTCGCTGCGGCTGCGCTGGTTCGCCACCGGGGTGCTCGGCGCGTTCCTGGTGGCGCACCTGGCCTTCGGCCATGCCTTCGCCTCGGTGTGGTGCTTCTTCAGTGCCCTGCTCTCCGCCTCCCTCTTGTGGATCCTCAGGGATCCGGAACCCGTGATGCTGCCGGCGGGGCTCTGA
- a CDS encoding type II toxin-antitoxin system Phd/YefM family antitoxin, with the protein MSEGLPMDAITYTTARANLAQTMNRVCADHEPLIITRNGQKSVVMMSLEDFKALEETAYLLRVPENAKRLLEATASLDAGQGRERSLSE; encoded by the coding sequence ATGTCGGAAGGTCTGCCGATGGACGCCATCACCTACACCACGGCCCGCGCCAACCTGGCCCAGACCATGAACCGGGTCTGTGCCGACCATGAGCCGCTGATCATTACCCGCAACGGGCAGAAATCGGTGGTGATGATGTCTCTGGAGGACTTCAAAGCCCTCGAGGAAACCGCCTATCTGCTGCGGGTCCCTGAAAATGCCAAGCGTCTGCTGGAGGCGACGGCCAGCCTGGACGCGGGCCAGGGCCGGGAGAGGAGCCTCAGCGAATGA
- a CDS encoding Txe/YoeB family addiction module toxin, with the protein MRLIFAEQAWQDYLHWQATDKTLLKRINALIKEASQTPYSGTGKPEALKHALAGYWSRRTNDEHRMVYKVDGDALLLAQLRYHY; encoded by the coding sequence ATGAGGCTGATCTTCGCTGAGCAGGCCTGGCAGGACTATCTCCACTGGCAGGCCACCGACAAGACCCTGCTCAAGCGCATCAACGCACTGATCAAGGAAGCGTCTCAGACGCCCTATTCAGGCACCGGCAAGCCGGAAGCCCTGAAACACGCCCTGGCTGGCTATTGGTCACGCCGCACCAACGACGAGCACCGCATGGTCTACAAGGTCGACGGTGACGCCCTGCTGCTGGCCCAGCTGCGGTATCACTACTGA
- a CDS encoding type II toxin-antitoxin system VapC family toxin: MVLVDSTVILDVARQDPHWRRWSRQRWKDALTAGPVVINVIVYGEIASACEWIEVVNEILPDVLIGAHALVERIPVLELVTPKRRSSVHPRDHRQEPRG; encoded by the coding sequence ATGGTGCTGGTGGATTCGACTGTGATCCTAGATGTGGCCAGGCAGGATCCGCACTGGCGCCGCTGGAGCCGCCAGCGATGGAAGGACGCTCTGACTGCCGGGCCGGTGGTGATCAATGTGATCGTCTACGGCGAGATCGCGTCTGCCTGCGAGTGGATCGAGGTGGTGAATGAGATCCTGCCGGATGTCCTGATCGGCGCCCATGCCCTGGTGGAGCGGATCCCGGTCCTGGAGCTGGTCACCCCAAAGCGGCGAAGCTCCGTCCACCCCCGGGACCATCGGCAGGAACCTCGGGGATGA
- a CDS encoding AbrB/MazE/SpoVT family DNA-binding domain-containing protein, with protein MVRELKLRQVGGSIAATLPKDMADRLHLAAGDRLLAIETDQGILLTPFDPTVQEALVIASNVSGTYRNALRQLAQ; from the coding sequence ATGGTGCGTGAGCTGAAGCTGCGGCAAGTCGGTGGCTCCATCGCCGCCACGCTCCCCAAGGACATGGCTGATCGGCTCCATCTGGCCGCCGGCGATCGGCTGCTGGCGATCGAAACCGACCAAGGGATCCTGCTCACGCCCTTCGATCCCACGGTCCAGGAGGCCCTGGTCATTGCGTCGAACGTGTCCGGCACCTACCGCAACGCCTTGCGGCAACTGGCGCAGTAA
- a CDS encoding type II toxin-antitoxin system death-on-curing family toxin: MAEPRWLPRLVIEAVHLDQLREHGGLRGLRDEHALEAALARPRQRWNFEPESDLATLAAAYAFGLVKAHAFHDGNKRTAFLAAVIFLGLNGVDLVAEEEAVVQVMLALAAGECSERALETWLRSHLQAHRG, translated from the coding sequence ATGGCCGAGCCGCGATGGTTACCGCGGCTCGTGATCGAGGCCGTCCACCTCGATCAGCTGCGCGAACACGGAGGGCTGCGTGGCCTTCGTGACGAACACGCCCTCGAAGCCGCTCTGGCTCGCCCACGGCAGCGCTGGAATTTTGAGCCGGAATCCGACCTCGCCACCCTGGCGGCGGCGTATGCCTTCGGATTGGTCAAGGCCCATGCCTTTCACGACGGCAACAAGCGCACTGCTTTCCTCGCAGCGGTGATCTTTCTTGGCCTCAACGGTGTCGATCTCGTGGCTGAAGAAGAGGCCGTGGTGCAGGTGATGCTGGCGCTGGCAGCGGGTGAATGCTCGGAACGCGCGCTGGAAACATGGCTGCGCTCCCACCTGCAGGCTCACAGGGGTTGA
- a CDS encoding DNA-binding protein has protein sequence MVLVDSTVILDVARQDPHWRRWSRQQWKDALTAGPVVINVILYGEIAFACERIEVVDEILPAHLYHYRSIPREAAFLAACAHGDDRERGGQRRRIPLLTRVARRYRQAFPGPELITLQR, from the coding sequence ATGGTGCTGGTGGATTCGACAGTGATCCTCGATGTGGCCAGGCAGGATCCGCACTGGCGCCGCTGGAGCCGCCAGCAATGGAAGGACGCTCTGACTGCCGGGCCGGTGGTGATCAATGTGATCCTCTACGGCGAGATCGCGTTTGCCTGCGAGCGGATCGAGGTGGTGGATGAGATCCTGCCGGCCCACCTCTACCACTACCGCAGCATTCCCAGGGAAGCGGCCTTTCTGGCGGCCTGTGCCCATGGCGACGACCGCGAGCGTGGTGGCCAACGGCGGAGGATCCCGCTGCTGACGAGAGTCGCCCGCCGCTATCGCCAGGCGTTTCCTGGCCCTGAGCTGATCACCCTCCAGCGGTGA
- a CDS encoding SapC family protein — translation MTKQLQFYENAVPVSAQRHAAWCLERQSDYAYASQSNVVPLTAVEFPFAAMEYSIVFVGTEEAPTPVVLLGVKPEENLYLEDGHRWKARYIPAFVRRYPFVFAKGNEANTYTLCIDESYGGWNQEGRGKALFDENGSGTEYLKGMMKFVTDFQREIARTSSFCQKLKQLDLLDSMAARFKLADGKDAEVKGFMAVDRQKLITLPGDTLVELAGNGMLELIYAHLLSMRHFGELTETLAAGSGG, via the coding sequence ATGACGAAACAACTGCAGTTCTATGAGAACGCCGTGCCCGTCAGTGCCCAGCGGCATGCGGCCTGGTGCCTGGAGCGCCAGAGCGACTATGCGTATGCCAGCCAGTCGAATGTTGTGCCGCTCACGGCGGTGGAGTTTCCCTTCGCGGCGATGGAGTACTCGATTGTGTTCGTGGGTACCGAAGAGGCTCCCACGCCGGTGGTGCTGCTTGGCGTGAAACCCGAAGAGAATCTCTATCTGGAGGATGGCCATCGCTGGAAGGCCCGCTACATCCCGGCCTTCGTGCGGCGCTATCCTTTCGTGTTCGCCAAGGGCAACGAGGCCAACACCTACACCCTGTGCATCGATGAGAGCTACGGGGGCTGGAATCAGGAGGGGCGTGGCAAGGCCCTGTTTGATGAAAACGGCAGTGGCACGGAGTATCTCAAGGGCATGATGAAGTTCGTGACGGACTTCCAGCGGGAGATCGCCCGCACCAGCAGCTTCTGCCAGAAGCTGAAGCAGCTGGATCTGTTGGATTCCATGGCGGCTCGCTTCAAGTTGGCGGATGGCAAGGATGCTGAGGTGAAAGGCTTCATGGCTGTGGATCGGCAGAAGCTGATCACTCTCCCCGGCGATACCCTGGTGGAGCTGGCGGGCAACGGCATGCTGGAGCTCATCTATGCCCACCTGCTTTCGATGCGGCACTTCGGGGAGCTGACCGAAACGCTTGCTGCTGGCAGCGGCGGCTGA